One genomic region from Bombus terrestris chromosome 15, iyBomTerr1.2, whole genome shotgun sequence encodes:
- the LOC100651819 gene encoding uncharacterized protein LOC100651819, with amino-acid sequence MEKNLEKTLDDVNNTEGIIGCILADHAGLCLGAKGNASTDSAGIIAAIADQVAKLEPKSPAPVISLQNDSKKCLIQRQGAVVGAIYKDISM; translated from the exons ATGGAAAAGAATTTAGAAAAAACATTAGATGACGT taataatactGAAGGTATTATTGGCTGCATCTTGGCTGATCATGCCGGCTTATGTTTAGGAG cCAAAGGAAATGCATCTACTGATAGTGCAGGAATAATTGCAGCTATTGCAGATCAAGTTGCGAAGCTAGAACCTAAATCACCAGCTCCAGTTATTTCTCTTCAAAATGATAGCAA gAAATGCCTTATACAACGCCAAGGTGCAGTAGTAGGTGCCATTTATAAGGATATTTCTATGTAA
- the LOC100651387 gene encoding ras-related protein Rab-24 isoform X2, protein MNRVDLKVVLLGNSAVGKTSLVERFVNERFNEGLSYQNTIGAAFAAKQMQVNGKRLIMGIWDTAGSEKYDAMSRIYYRGAKAAVICYDITKSNTFQRAKFWIRELREIEEGCKIYICATKNDILEHGAIPSPNIDVVKTYTAGIRAKLFITSSKTGENLNCLMKLHKILCLIPIMYKKLKR, encoded by the exons ATGAATCGTGTCGATTTGAAAGTGGTTTTATTGGGTAATTCAGCTGTAGGAAAAACGAGTCTCGTCGAACGTTTCGTAAATGAAAGGTTTAATGAAGGTCTATCTTACCAAAAC ACTATAGGCGCTGCGTTTGCAGCTAAGCAAATGCAAGTCAATGGGAAAAGGCTTATCATGGGGATATGGGATACAGCAGGCAGTGAGAA atatgATGCTATGAGTAGGATATATTACCGTGGTGCAAAAGCTGCTGTTATCTGTTATGATATCACAAAATCAAATACATTTCAAAGAGCAAAATTCTGGATAAGGGAGCTTAGGGAAATTGAAGAAGgatgtaaaatatacatttgtgcaacaaaaaatgatattttagaGCATGGTGCAATTCCATCTCCTAATATAGATGTTGTAAAAACATATACTGCTGGCATTCGAGCTAAATTGTTTATAACATCTAGTAAAACTGGAGAAAAT CTGAATTGTTTAATGAAATTGCACAAGATTTTATGTCTGATCCcaataatgtacaaaaaattgAAGAGGTAA
- the LOC100651701 gene encoding protein RFT1 homolog isoform X1: MSQNILKSSVETASFNIVFQILCRGVTFILNAFVVRYVGQAVLGVINVRLLLLESMILFLSREPFMKACLTNTAEHNWAQVVNLLWMTVPICFLMSLLFGYIWLSVLTTSEALPSYYTFAVWAVALSCIIELSSLIVQLVASAFLFVRLKIILDSIMIAIRTITFVPLILQNPENALLAFGVAQLVAAIFYTASHYLYFHYYIKKLNKCKLKRRMSLKDSTDEYVVREFPFKTVKDFLPGQLTNKESYLDKKLTILTWSFFRQGILKQILTEGERLIMTVMPVLTFTEQGTYEIINNLGSLAARFIFRPIEESGYFYFTQMVKRDKPVNDQNPVKIQESVNVLTHLCSAVMSIGLVVLVFGQSYSSTLLWLYGGTKLISHLPVLLMRAHCLAILLLGINGVTECYSNATADSATINKSNLIMIYESIAFLCASYLFAIWFGPVGFILGNCVNMSLRIVHSTIFINKRYKDTMYHPLRGLVPKPMFSASLLIAALITNVSHAYFFPDEKLLHLTIGVIMFMIVLVSWIYEHHDLIRLGTNKWYERSNRHKKSD, encoded by the exons ATGtcacaaaatattttgaaaagcaGCGTGGAGACAGCTTCGTTCAATATTGTATTTCAG ATATTATGCAGAGGAGtcacttttattttaaatgccTTCGTTGTTCGGTATGTGGGTCAAGCTGTTCTAGGAGTCATAAATGTGAGACTACTATTATTGGAATCAATGATTTTGTTTCTGTCTCGAGAACCATTTATGAAAGCATGTTTAACCAACACAGCAGAACATAATTGGGCTCaagttgtaaatttattatGGATGAC gGTTCCTATATGTTTCTTAATGTCCCTATTGTTTGGATATATTTGGCTTTCTGTTTTAACAACATCTGAGGCATTACCATCATATTATACATTTGCAGTTTGGGCAGTTGCTTTGTCTTGTATTATTGAATTATCATCTTTAATCGTTCAACTGGTTGCTAGtgcatttttatttgttaggTTGAAA aTTATACTTGATTCTATCATGATTGCTATTCGTACTATAACATTTGTTCCATTGATACTCCAAAATCCAGAGAATGCATTGTTAGCATTTGGTGTAGCTCAACTAGTTGCAGCAATATTTTATACTGCTAGTCACTATTTATactttcattattatattaaaaagctTAACAAGTGTAAGCTAAAGAGACGCATGTCATTAAAAGACAGTACTGACGAGTATGTTGTGAGAGAATTTCCTTTCAAAACAGTGAAGGACTTTTTGCCTGGGCAATTGACAAACAAA GAATCATATCTAGATAAAAAGTTGACTATTCTTacatggagtttctttagaCAAGGAATTCTAAAGCAAATTTTAACAGAAGGAGAAAGGCTAATTATGACAGTAATGCCAGTATTAACATTTACTGAACAG GGAACAtacgaaattataaataatttaggtTCTTTAGCAGCAAGGTTTATTTTCCGTCCAATAGAAGAAAGTGgatatttctattttactcAAATGGTAAAACGAGACAAACCAGTTAATGACCAAAATCCT gtaaaaatacaagaaagcGTAAATGTGCTTACACATTTATGTTCAGCTGTTATGTCGATTGGGTTAGTTGTTTTAGTGTTTGGACAGTCATATTCAAGCACACTTTTATGGTTATATGGTGGTACTAAATTAATTTCGCATCTGCCAGTACTCTTAATGCGAGCACATTGTCTAGCTATCCTCCTTTTGGGAATAAATGGAGTAACAGAATGTTACAGCAATGCAACGGCCGATAGTGCGACTATAAATAAGAGCAATTTGATTATGATTTACGAATCGATCGCATTTCTGTGTGCATCCTATTTATTTGCCATTTGGTTTGGACCAGTTGGTTTCATTCTTGGAAACTGTGTAAACATGAGTTTAAGAATTGTGCATTCTACTATATTTATCAATAAGAGATACAAAGATACAATGTACCATCCATTACGTGGATTAGTGCCAAAGCCTATGTTTTCTGCTTCTCTTCTAATAGCAGCATTGATCACTAATGTCTCTCAT gCTTACTTTTTTCCAGATGAAAAATTATTGCACTTAACTATTGGAGTGATAATGTTTATGATAGTACTTGTCTCTTGGATATATGAACACCATGATTTAATTAGACTTGGTACAAACAAATGGTATGAAAGAAGTAACAGACATAAGAAAAGTGACTGA
- the LOC100651701 gene encoding protein RFT1 homolog isoform X2 yields the protein MSLLFGYIWLSVLTTSEALPSYYTFAVWAVALSCIIELSSLIVQLVASAFLFVRLKIILDSIMIAIRTITFVPLILQNPENALLAFGVAQLVAAIFYTASHYLYFHYYIKKLNKCKLKRRMSLKDSTDEYVVREFPFKTVKDFLPGQLTNKESYLDKKLTILTWSFFRQGILKQILTEGERLIMTVMPVLTFTEQGTYEIINNLGSLAARFIFRPIEESGYFYFTQMVKRDKPVNDQNPVKIQESVNVLTHLCSAVMSIGLVVLVFGQSYSSTLLWLYGGTKLISHLPVLLMRAHCLAILLLGINGVTECYSNATADSATINKSNLIMIYESIAFLCASYLFAIWFGPVGFILGNCVNMSLRIVHSTIFINKRYKDTMYHPLRGLVPKPMFSASLLIAALITNVSHAYFFPDEKLLHLTIGVIMFMIVLVSWIYEHHDLIRLGTNKWYERSNRHKKSD from the exons ATGTCCCTATTGTTTGGATATATTTGGCTTTCTGTTTTAACAACATCTGAGGCATTACCATCATATTATACATTTGCAGTTTGGGCAGTTGCTTTGTCTTGTATTATTGAATTATCATCTTTAATCGTTCAACTGGTTGCTAGtgcatttttatttgttaggTTGAAA aTTATACTTGATTCTATCATGATTGCTATTCGTACTATAACATTTGTTCCATTGATACTCCAAAATCCAGAGAATGCATTGTTAGCATTTGGTGTAGCTCAACTAGTTGCAGCAATATTTTATACTGCTAGTCACTATTTATactttcattattatattaaaaagctTAACAAGTGTAAGCTAAAGAGACGCATGTCATTAAAAGACAGTACTGACGAGTATGTTGTGAGAGAATTTCCTTTCAAAACAGTGAAGGACTTTTTGCCTGGGCAATTGACAAACAAA GAATCATATCTAGATAAAAAGTTGACTATTCTTacatggagtttctttagaCAAGGAATTCTAAAGCAAATTTTAACAGAAGGAGAAAGGCTAATTATGACAGTAATGCCAGTATTAACATTTACTGAACAG GGAACAtacgaaattataaataatttaggtTCTTTAGCAGCAAGGTTTATTTTCCGTCCAATAGAAGAAAGTGgatatttctattttactcAAATGGTAAAACGAGACAAACCAGTTAATGACCAAAATCCT gtaaaaatacaagaaagcGTAAATGTGCTTACACATTTATGTTCAGCTGTTATGTCGATTGGGTTAGTTGTTTTAGTGTTTGGACAGTCATATTCAAGCACACTTTTATGGTTATATGGTGGTACTAAATTAATTTCGCATCTGCCAGTACTCTTAATGCGAGCACATTGTCTAGCTATCCTCCTTTTGGGAATAAATGGAGTAACAGAATGTTACAGCAATGCAACGGCCGATAGTGCGACTATAAATAAGAGCAATTTGATTATGATTTACGAATCGATCGCATTTCTGTGTGCATCCTATTTATTTGCCATTTGGTTTGGACCAGTTGGTTTCATTCTTGGAAACTGTGTAAACATGAGTTTAAGAATTGTGCATTCTACTATATTTATCAATAAGAGATACAAAGATACAATGTACCATCCATTACGTGGATTAGTGCCAAAGCCTATGTTTTCTGCTTCTCTTCTAATAGCAGCATTGATCACTAATGTCTCTCAT gCTTACTTTTTTCCAGATGAAAAATTATTGCACTTAACTATTGGAGTGATAATGTTTATGATAGTACTTGTCTCTTGGATATATGAACACCATGATTTAATTAGACTTGGTACAAACAAATGGTATGAAAGAAGTAACAGACATAAGAAAAGTGACTGA
- the LOC100651266 gene encoding S-adenosylmethionine mitochondrial carrier protein — translation MLQESNSAATTGAKNVFITSLISGALAGTMCDFISFPLDTLKTRLQSQHGFLKSGGFRQLYKGLGPVMIGSAPSASLFFITYETLKIMFQPQIPEQYHVFIHMTAASVGEMVACLIRVPVEVVKQRRQAFLSDAHKLPLRALYRGYGSTVIRDLPFGLIQMPLWEYFKLYWKKHVKRECTPMEGAICGSASVAISAALTTPLDVAKTRIMLSNVTVGKDEIKISAMLSKVYHDHGFKGLFAGFVPRVCGFTISGFVFFGVYEKVKEICIAVLPP, via the exons ATGTTACAAGAAAGTAATTCAGCAGCCACCACAGGTGCGAAAAACGTTTTCATTACTTCGTTAATC TCAGGTGCTCTCGCAGGAACCATGTGCGATTTTATATCATTTCCTTTGGATACGCTTAAAACGCGATTACAAAGTCAACATGGTTTCTTAAAATCTGGTGGTTTTAGACAATTGTATAAGGGTTTAGGCCCCGTAATGATAGGATCCGCACCATCAG cttcgttattttttataacttatgaaactttaaaaataatgtttcaacCTCAAATACCTGAACAATATCACGTGTTTATACATATGACTGCCGCGTCAGTCGGAGAAATG GTTGCATGTCTTATTCGAGTCCCAGTAGAAGTAGTGAAACAAAGGAGACAAGCATTTTTAAGCGATGCCCACAAATTACCTTTGAGAGCTTTATATCGTGGTTACGGAAGTACTGTAATTAGAGATTTACCATTCGGTTTAATTCAGATGCCACTCTGGGAATATTTTAAACTTTATTGGAAAAAACACGTGAAACGTGAGTGCACGCCTATGGAGGGTGCTATCTGCGGATCGGCGTcag TTGCTATATCTGCGGCCCTAACGACACCTTTAGACGTTGCAAAAACTAGAATAATGTTGTCGAATGTGACGGTAGggaaagatgaaataaaaatatccgcGATGTTAAGCAAGGTTTACCACGATCATGGTTTTAAAGG ACTTTTTGCAGGCTTTGTACCAAGAGTGTGTGGTTTTACTATTAGCGGATTCGTATTTTTTGGTGTTTACGAAAAAGTTAAAGAAATTTGTATTGCGGTTTTGCCACCATAA
- the LOC100652297 gene encoding F-box/WD repeat-containing protein 4 — translation MIVQVMVKFNSCCTHGCHVIGLIKMTDAWRLDTLPSDVLILIFDYCHAFDLVRLSEVCTRFRDIIREETLWIKKSKQPIVTNQTSRKFRERCNSLLSLRTKWHVSNNWQCGKYEKKVIFSQNAKVIPHIQLTKDILWWSGGNQLYGFRRTEPFQDNNRIFIHDNVTSNICKFIVKNDYIVTGHRDGSIQFWTGPQSSRNIDFYFNIERAHSRSVNALDETFSAIISGSSDGTVKIWTSLEERISNVPLATINIAQWVCSLSVDPMSEKVAVGTAGDSDIPHLHIFDLKHYTEFDMLKTDKRRYAGTLGMVWDSPQTLLTCGYDTYIRKWDLRTGTCVYSWREPTDATLYCISSDYQYTMITGTKFNCKAVLWDQRQKNYVQIYFMNLRRMSSPTYSLSFDNTHLYGATDQHLVELNFSGYSYKKSNYKEILKYEYVEPVRNG, via the exons ATGATAGTTCAGGTGATGGTAAAGTTTAACAGCTGTTGTACCCACGGTTGCCACGTGATTGGTTTGATAAAGATGACAGATGCGTGGCGTTTAGATACTTTACCATCTGacgttttgattttaattttcgaTTATTGTCATGCATTTGATTTGGTACGACTTAGCGAAGTTTGTACACGGTTCCGTGATATTATACGGGAAGAAACACTTTGGATCAAGAAGAGTAAGCAGCCGATTGTGACGAATCAAACTTCAAGAAAGTTTCGCGAAAG GTGCAATTCATTACTAAGTTTACGTACAAAATGGCATGTTTCAAACAATTGGCAATGTGGCAAATACGAGAAGAAAGTTATCTTCTCTCAAAATGCAAAAGTTATACCACATATTCAATTAACCAAAGATATTTTATGGTGGAGTGGTGGAAATCAATTGTATGGTTTTAGACGTACTGAACCATTTCAAGATAATAACCGAATTTTTATTCATGATAATGTTACGAGtaatatttgcaaatttattgtcAAGAATGATTATATTGTTACAGGCCATAG AGATGGAAGTATACAATTTTGGACAGGGCCACAAAGTAGCCGAAATATAGATTTTTACTTTAATATAGAACGAGCACATTCTAGAAGTGTAAATGCATTGGATGAAACATTTTCAGCTATTATATCAGGTTCCAGTGATGGTACCGTGAag ATTTGGACATCTCTTGAAGAAAGGATCTCAAATGTACCTTTAGCAACGATAAATATTGCACAGTGGGTGTGTTCTCTTTCAGTTGATCCAATGAGTGAAAAGGTTGCCGTAGGTACTGCTGGTGATAGTGATATACCTCATCTTCATATATTTGATCTTAAACA TTATACCGAATTTGATATGTTAAAGACAGATAAAAGAAGATATGCAGGGACATTAGGTATGGTTTGGGATAGCCCACAAACTTTGCTTACCTGTGGATATGATACTTATATTCGGAAATGGGACTTgag gaCTGGAACATGTGTGTATTCGTGGCGAGAACCAACAGATGCAACTTTATACTGTATATCATCAGACTATCAGTACACTATGATTACTGGAACTAAATTTAATTGTAAGGCTGTTCTCTGGGATCAAAGACAAAAAAATTATGTACAG aTCTACTTCATGAATCTTCGTAGAATGTCCAGTCCTACTTATTCTCTCAGCTTTGATAATACACATTTATATGGGGCAACGGATCAACATTTAGTCGAATTAAACTTCTCAGGATATTCATACAAAAAATCCAATTACAAAGAAATTCTGAAATATGAATACGTAGAACCTGTTAGAAATGGCTGA
- the LOC100651936 gene encoding cytoplasmic aconitate hydratase → MADENPYNYLMKSIKIGLKEYKYFDITNIGKKYDRLPFSIRVLLESAIRNCDNFQVKKSDVEKISDWEHNQALEEGAEVAFKPARVILQDFTGVPAVVDFAAMRDAVKRLRSDPKKINPICPSDLVIDHSIQVDFIRSKDALKKNEDLEFERNKERFMFLKWGAKAFQNMLIVPPGSGIVHQVNLEYLARVVFDTDNMLYPDSVVGTDSHTTMINGLGVLGWGVGGIEAEAVMLGQAISMIVPKVVGYRLEGVLNQYATSTDLVLTITKHLRQIGVVGKFVEFFGPGVSQLSIADRATISNMCPEYGATVGFFPIDQQSLAYLKQTGRTDEHINMIEKYLTSVRMLRNYDDPNQDPVFSETVTLDLASVVSSVSGPKRPHDRVSVVDMKADFRKCLTNKVGFKGYGLSPEKVDTVGMFEYGGKDYKLRHGSVVIAAITSCTNTSNPSVMLGAGLLAKNAVEAGLCVAPYIKTSLSPGSGVVTYYLEESGVIPYLTKLGFDVVGYGCMTCIGNSGPLPDVIVESIEKNGLVCCGILSGNRNFEGRIHPHTRANYLASPLLVIAYAIAGTVDIDFEKEPLGRRADGTPIYLQDIWPTRSEIQVVEQKFVIPAMFTEVYSKIKQGSSSWANLLAPDSTLYPWDASSTYIKSPPYFENLQKELTKIKPITKARVLLNLGDSVTTDHISPAGSIARNSPAARYLAGRGLTPKEFNSYGSRRGNDEVMARGTFANIRLVNKFLTKAGPRTIYIPTKEEMDIFDAAEKYAKDQTPLILLVGKEYGSGSSRDWAAKGPYLLGIRAVIAESYERIHRSNLVGMGIIPLQYLPGQNAETLGLTGYEMYDIAIPENSEPGQPITITTDDGKRFEVILRFDTEVDLTYYKHGGILNYMIRKML, encoded by the exons ATGGCTG ACGAAAATCCatacaattatttaatgaaGTCCATTAAAATTGGACTTAAGGAATATAAGTATTTTGATATTACTAATATTGGAAAAAAATATG ACAGATTACCTTTCTCGATTAGAGTACTCTTGGAAAGTGCAATCAGAAATTGTGATAATTTCCAGGTAAAAAAATCTGATGTTGAAAAGATTTCAGACTGGGAACATAATCAGGCTCTTGAAGAAGGAGCAGAAGTGGCTTTTAAACCAGCTAGAGTAATATTACAG GACTTTACTGGAGTGCCAGCAGTTGTGGATTTTGCAGCTATGAGAGATGCTGTGAAAAGACTAAGATCTGATCCAAAGAAAATAAATCCTATTTGTCCATCTGATCTTGTTATTGATCATTCAATACAAGTTGACTTTATTAGAAG CAAAGATGCCTtgaaaaaaaatgaagatcTCGAATTTGAAAGAAACAAGGAACGATTTATGTTTTTAAAATGGGGTGCCAAAGCGTTTCAAAATATGTTAATCGTACCTCCAGGAAGTGGAATAGTACATCAAGTAAATTTGGAATACCTAGCCAGAGTTGTATTTGATACGGACAATATGTTATACCCTGATAGCGTAGTTGGGACAGATTCCCATACAACTATGATCAATGGTCTCGGTGTACTTGGATGGGGTGTTGGAGGAATTGAGGCTGAGGCCGTTATGTTAGGTCAGGCGATATCAATGATAGTACCAAAAGTAGTGGGATATAGATTAGAGGGAGTCTTGAATCAATATGCGACTTCAACAGATCTTGTTCTTACAATTACTAAG CACCTTCGTCAGATTGGAGTTGTTGGAAAATTTGTAGAATTCTTTGGTCCAGGCGTTTCTCAATTGAGTATTGCAGATCGCGCAACAATCTCGAACATGTGCCCAGAATATGGTGCAACGGTTGGATTCTTCCCTATTGACCAGCAGAGTTTAGCATACTTAAAGCAAACAG gACGAACTGACGAACATATTAATATGATAGAGAAATATCTTACTAGTGTACGCATGTTAAGGAACTATGACGACCCAAACCAAGATCCGGTCTTCTCAGAGACAGTCACTTTGGATTTAGCAAGTGTTGTATCTAGCGTTAGTGGCCCTAAGAGGCCCCACGATCGAGTGTCGGTCGTAGATATGAAGGCAGATTTCAGGAAGTGCCTTACTAATAAG GTAGGATTCAAAGGATATGGTTTAAGCCCTGAGAAAGTAGATACCGTAGGTATGTTTGAGTATGGAGGGAAAGACTACAAACTAAGGCACGGTTCGGTGGTCATTGCTGCCATTACTAGTTGTACTAATACTAGCAACCCCAGTGTCATGCTTGGAGCAg GTCTCCTTGCAAAAAATGCCGTTGAAGCTGGTTTATGCGTTGCGCCTTATATTAAAACATCATTGTCTCCGGGATCTGGAGTCGTTACTTATTATTTGGAGGAAAGTGGGGTGATTccatatttaacaaaattaggATTTGATGTTGTCGGTTACGGATGCATGACCTGTATCGGCAATAGCGGTCCTCTTCCAGATGTTATTGTTGAAAGTATTgaaaag AACGGACTTGTATGTTGTGGTATATTGTCCGGTAATCGAAATTTCGAAGGCAGAATTCATCCACACACACGAGCAAATTACCTAGCATCACCGCTTTTGGTAATTGCTTATGCCATTGCTGGAACGGTAGATATAGACTTCGAAAAAGAACCACTTG GTCGTCGAGCGGATGGCACTCCCATATACCTGCAAGATATTTGGCCTACTAGATCAGAAATTCAAGTTGTCGAGCAAAAATTCGTAATTCCTGCAATGTTTACAGAAgtttatagtaaaattaaaCAGGGTAGCTCTAGCTGGGCAAACTTGCTAGCTCCAGATTCTACATTATATCCATGGGATGCAAGTTCTACCTACATAAAGAGTCCACCATACTTCGAAAATTTGCAAAAg gaATTAACAAAAATCAAACCAATTACCAAAGCACGCGTTCTTCTGAATCTTGGCGATTCTGTTACAACAGATCATATCAGTCCAGCTGGCAGTATTGCACGCAATTCCCCGGCAGCACGATATCTCGCAGGTCGTGG TTTGACACCAAAAGAATTCAATTCTTACGGTTCACGTAGAGGTAACGACGAAGTAATGGCACGAGGTACGTTCGCTAACATTCGTTtggtaaacaaatttttaacaaaagctGGACCACGTACAATTTACATTCCTACTAAGGAAGAG ATGGATATTTTCGACGCAGCTGAAAAATACGCAAAAGATCAAACACCCTTAATACTTCTTGTCGGCAAAGAATACGGATCTGGATCATCACGAGATTGGGCTGCGAAAGGACCATATCTTCTTGGAATTCGAGCGGTTATAGCTGAGTCATATGAAAGAATACATAG GTCAAATTTGGTAGGTATGGGTATTATTCCACTACAGTACCTACCTGGGCAAAACGCAGAGACCTTAGGATTGACCGGTTATGAAATGTATGATATAGCAATCCCTGAGAATTCTGAACCTGGTCAACCAATTACCATTACTACGGATGATGGTAAAAGGTTCGAAGTAATCCTACGATTCGATACCGAAGTAGATTTAACATATTATAAACACGGTGGTATTCTAAACTATATGATTAGAAAAATGCTTTGA
- the LOC100651387 gene encoding ras-related protein Rab-24 isoform X1 → MNRVDLKVVLLGNSAVGKTSLVERFVNERFNEGLSYQNTIGAAFAAKQMQVNGKRLIMGIWDTAGSEKYDAMSRIYYRGAKAAVICYDITKSNTFQRAKFWIRELREIEEGCKIYICATKNDILEHGAIPSPNIDVVKTYTAGIRAKLFITSSKTGENVAELFNEIAQDFMSDPNNVQKIEEVIDISNEPKVTYCC, encoded by the exons ATGAATCGTGTCGATTTGAAAGTGGTTTTATTGGGTAATTCAGCTGTAGGAAAAACGAGTCTCGTCGAACGTTTCGTAAATGAAAGGTTTAATGAAGGTCTATCTTACCAAAAC ACTATAGGCGCTGCGTTTGCAGCTAAGCAAATGCAAGTCAATGGGAAAAGGCTTATCATGGGGATATGGGATACAGCAGGCAGTGAGAA atatgATGCTATGAGTAGGATATATTACCGTGGTGCAAAAGCTGCTGTTATCTGTTATGATATCACAAAATCAAATACATTTCAAAGAGCAAAATTCTGGATAAGGGAGCTTAGGGAAATTGAAGAAGgatgtaaaatatacatttgtgcaacaaaaaatgatattttagaGCATGGTGCAATTCCATCTCCTAATATAGATGTTGTAAAAACATATACTGCTGGCATTCGAGCTAAATTGTTTATAACATCTAGTAAAACTGGAGAAAATGTTG CTGAATTGTTTAATGAAATTGCACAAGATTTTATGTCTGATCCcaataatgtacaaaaaattgAAGAGGTAATTGATATAAGTAACGAACCCAAAGTAACATATTGTTGTTAA
- the LOC100651143 gene encoding phosphoglycerate mutase 2, whose product MSKYTIVMVRHGESEWNKLNLFCGWYDADLSDKGKTEALSAGKAIKQAGLKFDIAHTSLLTRAQETLKSILKESDQENIPVQKTWRLNERHYGGLTGMNKAETAAKYGEEQVQIWRRSFDVPPPPMESDHKYYETIVKDPRYADGPKPEEFPKFESLKLTIERTLPYWNDTIIPQLKEGKRIIIAAHGNSLRGIVKHLDQMSNDQIMGLNLPTGIPFVYELDENFKPVVSMKFLGDEETVKAAMAAVAAQGKAK is encoded by the exons atgtcgaAATATACAATTGTTATGGTACGTCATGGAGAGAGCGAAtggaataaattgaatttattttgtgGATGGTATGACGCCGATTTATCCGACAAGG GTAAAACTGAAGCACTTTCAGCTGGGAAAGCAATCAAACAGGCAGGCCTTAAGTTTGATATTGCTCATACGTCATTGTTGACAAGAGCTCAAGAAACTTTGAAATCAATTCTTAAAGAAAGTGATCAAGAAAACATTCCTGTTCAAAAGACATGGCGTTTAAATGAACGTCATTATGGAGGACTGACTGGTATGAATAAAGCAGAAACTGCTGCTAAGTATGGTGAAGAACAAGTTCAAATTTGGAGAAGATCTTTCGATGTACCTCCTCCACCCATGGAATCAGACCACAAGTATTATGAAACAATAGTAAAAGACCCAAGATATGCAGATGGACCAAAACCGGAAGAATTCCctaaatttgaatctttaaaattGACGATTGAGAGGACATTGCCATATTGGAATGATACTATTATTCCACAATTGAAGGAAGGGAAAAGGATTATCATTGCTGCTCATGGAAATAGTTTACGTGGCATAGTTAAACACTTAGATC aaatgaGCAATGATCAAATCATGGGATTAAATTTACCAACTGGTATTCCATTTGTCTATGAATTAGATGAAAACTTCAAGCCTGTTGTATCTATGAAATTCTTAGGTGATGAAGAAACTGTAAAAGCTGCAATGGCTGCAGTTGCTGCACAAGGGAAAGCTaagtaa